The genomic DNA NNNNNNNNNNNNNNNNNNNNNNNNNNNNNNNNNNNNNNNNNNNNNNNNNNNNNNNNNNNNNNNNNNNNNNNNNNNNNNNNNNNNNNNNNNNNNNNNNNNNNNNNNNNNNNNNNNNNNNNNNNNNNNNNNNNNNNNNNNNNNNNNNNNNNNNNNNNNNNNNNNNNNNNNNNNNNNNNNNNNNNNNNNNNNNNNNNNNNNNNNNNNNNNNNNNNNNNNNNNNNNNNNNNNNNNNNNNNNNNNNNNNNNNNNNNNNNNNNNNNNNNNNNNNNNNNNNNNNNNNNNNNNNNNNNNNNNNNNNNNNNNNNNNNNNNNNNNNNNNNNNNNNNNNNNNNNNNNNNNNNNNNNNNNNNNNNNNNNNNNNNNNNNNNNNNNNNNNNNNNNNNNNNNNNNNNNNNNNNNNNNNNNNNNNNNNNNNNNNNNNNNNNNNNNNNNNNNNNNNNNNNNNNNNNNNNNNNNNNNNNNNNNNNNNNNNNNNNNNNNNNNNNNNNNNNNNNNNNNNNNNNNNNNNNNNNNNNNNNNNNNNNNNNNNNNNNNNNNNNNNNNNNNNNNNNNNNNNNNNNNNNNNNNNNNNNNNNNNNNNNNNNNNNNNNNNNNNNNNNNNNNNNNNNNNNNNNNNNNNNNNNNNNNNNNNNNNNNNNNNNNNNNNNNNNNNNNNNNNNNNNNNNNNNNNNNNNNNNNNNNNNNNNNNNNNNNNNNNNNNNNNNNNNNNNNNNNNNNNNNNNNNNCCACTTTCATGTTCATGATGCTCGTTATATGGTACAGAACCAtaaaatgcatcattcaccatcccAACATATATATTCTCCCCATCCAATCCTATTGGTTCACTAGCACTAGCATANAAATGAAAGAAGAAGTGGTGGCATGTATATAAGAGAAATTTTGCAACTGTTTTGCGACTATTATAGAAAGAGTCACAAAATTTCAGTTCACCTAACACTCTTTAAGCACATTTTTTGCCGACATGGTGCGActcttttgcgactgttttcAATGTAGTAACAAAAGTTGAGTACAATATCTTCCACATTCTCAACGTTTTTTGCTGACATGCAGCGACGACTTTGCTACTGAATGATACTCCAAAAAGTCGTTGCAAATAAGTCTCTATTTTGCGACTTATTTGCGACGGCTCTCACGTACCAAAATTGCAGTTGCAAAGTAGTCACAAAATGCATCTTGTTTTGCGACGAAATAATATCAGTTACAAAAGAGTATATATTCGGTCGCAAAGGTGAGACGTTTTTGTGACTTTATTGTTTCGTCGTAAATTTGCGACGGTTTTACTTCCGTATTTTGTATGGTCGTTAATCGGTATTAAAATAGTCGCAAAACCGTCGCAAATATTTGCGACTAAACAATCAGTCACAAACGGTCGTCGCAAAtggcatgttttcttgtagtgttttaAACGGGACCGATACTTAGAAATATTTCGCTAAAATCCTAAGTTATATACAGAAGtcaaaactgaaaccaaacgTAAAAAATTGATTCGATATCACTCATATATCtatttgttaaaaagaaatCGTATTTTAGTGAACTGTGAGATCAAACATACTTCTCGAGCTATGATCAAAATGAATAATGATACGTAGTATGTGTGTATGCGTGATGATAACGTTTTGCCTGCCCTCAGGCCCCTCACACtctctattaatataaatcTCCCTTTTCTGTCAGCTTTCGTCCAAAATCGATACCCCATTTTGtcacaaaaatgaaataatagaGAATGTGATAGTCAGTAGAGAGTAGCTTAGTAGGTGAAGAAAGAGACATGTGACCGGGTAAATAATTATAGGCGCTAATGTTCAAATTCAATGTTTGATATATCAatcttaattaactatattataaatattttgatatattagtTTGATTTCTAAAGTATATGCTAGTTTCTTGCGCGGGTCATGTGAAAAATCACTCCTTACGCATGCATATAACTATCGATTTCATTCTCCATATATACACAAGCATACAAAACTAAATGTACAAATCATATAACGGTAAATAAATTTGGTCTTATTATATTCATCTTcatattacattcaaataatttagACCTCCCTCTCTACACTACATTACTATTATTTTCTATCGACCCAATTTATTTCTCAAGTTCTAAAAGGACTTTCAAGACGAATATAATCATACATAATACCATCAAATAGTCCTAAACTTCTCGATTGTGTTAAATATATCGTATTATCACCAACATTTAGTAAACTTCCGGCGACGTCTATACTATACAATCTATATAAACCATGAATTCCATGTCTCGCGATTGCATTGTCTTTTCCGATATAACCCGTCGTGAAAATATGATCGGATTTGGGATCGTTGATCCGAATTTGTAGTTCGGAATTTGCGGCTGAGGCTAGAGCTATTCTGAGCGTGTAGAGTCCGACTCGGTTCACGTTTCTCAGGTTAAATATGATTTGCCATGTCGTTGGGTTGTATGTATTGTTTCCAAcgtttctatatatgtaattaaatgAAAAGATGATTAGACATATAACTTTTAGTATAAGCAttgatatagaaaaatatatagagagagttaTGTTATGTATTTACCTGGTAACATGTGCAAAGAACCAATCTCTTCTATAATCACTCACACCCACTGTGTACACAAGATCGTTTTGAGGGTATAAATCTGCGTAACGATCCCATAATCCATATTGCCTAAATCTGCAGAAGTCAAAAAAACCATTACTGAATTAATGCGTGTGCTAATTTTAGATAGGATTGTCAAAATGggttaaataagtaaaaaagagTAACAGAACAAAACCAGCATGAAGTCAGCCAAGAATTAATACGtacaggaacaaaaaaaagaattgaaaattcctacttataatatatgtaaaccTATTAAAAATAGTTGTACAAGAGAAGATTAAAGTACTAATTAACCTGTCTTGGAGTGGGTTGACATAAAGCTTATTCATCAGTGTAGGGTATGGATCCGGTATATAGAATTCTCTGGCGGTTCGGTCAGGTACACCGATTTCCCACAACGTCGGACCGTTTCTCGGCGGTTCATACACTATGGGACCTACATTCATCACGCTACCTACACACcgcaaaataaatataaacgtAAGCACGAACAAACGGTCAGCATTATTAGAACTACGTACAGAGAATGATTCTCTAATCATGGTCAATAAGGGTGTAAATTAGGCCTAAACAGAAcgtttcttgtttatatacataataagtcaAATCTGAAACCATACCtaataaattgatttaatatatcTCTCTGTTCAAAACAAATCGTAAGATTTAAGTGAACTGTGAGATCAAGCTTGCTTCTCTAACTGTGATCAAAATGAATAAAGATATGTAGTATATGTGTGTATACCTGGCGTAATGGTAATGTTTTGCTCAAATTTATAGTCTCCAATGAAACCAAAACCCCATGCGTAGAGACTATAATTGCCTGCCCTCACATTCTCTATTATAAATCTCCCTTTTCTGTCAGCTTTCGTCCAAAATTGATACCcctttttgtcaacaaaaaataataaaaaattattatagacTATAACAATTACCATAAAAGAGGTGTCATAGCACATAAAACTTTTGTATAAAGTATGAGTATATTTGTATTATGTTATACCTTGGATTCGGTTTGCCATGAACCGGCTTCACCAATTGGTGCCAGACCAACAAAAGAATATCTCCCATATATCCTTAATCTTGACACGTAGCTACAACATTATATAATCCaaagcaaaataagattaaaacaaTGGTCAAAGTAAatatgagaaaaacaaaataatgtttttatcaaAGAGGGAAAATATAAACGTATTTATTTACCTATCTTTGATAAGGAATTGTCCTTCGATAGTACCTCTTTGATGACGCAGAGGATAATCTACTGAAGTAACAAAATCATAAGGCCAGCTTTTGACCTCTGCAGCCATCTGCGATTATGTAAATATAAGTTTCTGATAAGAAAAATTCGTATGTTTTACCCAATACAATAGAGTGACACGACAAAAAAGGAACCTGTCGTTTAGCATCTCTCCATAGACGAAGAGTGGAATCTTTGGGAGAAACAGAGTTGAGATAAGCGAAGACAGGACCAAACACTTTCTTCCATGGCTCTCCATTTCTATAATCCATTCTCATCTCTTTCCCCGCGTAATGCGTGCTTGTAAACATCtacaaaaacattattatttttaaagaaacaatattattaacatttcaAAAAGAATTGTAactatatgaaacaaataataagTTAATTATGCTATAAGATCTGATGATTAACCCTTAAatgaaagtttttaatatagttAAGAATTAGCAATCAGAAGCTAATAATCTATATATCATGATTTGGAGttaagtatttaaaaaaaaaatgtaagtatGATAAATGGACTCACGGAGAGGGTGATGGGTCCGGCATGAGAGGTGAGGTCTTGCTTCATGGGGCCACCAAGACGGAACTCATCGTTCGGAGTTATCATCCAAAACCCAACCGGTGGTTCCGATGAGATCCAACCATGCACATTGTTGTCTTTGTCTTCCATTGAGTACATATACTTATCATCTACCTGCGTCACACCATATACATCACTCATCCCTCATGTTCGACAATTGTTTCAGAAGTTACAATCTAATGtaacattcttttataaattgtCTAGatgtagtagtagtatataCCTCTCCTTTGAACATAGGATTCCttggatttgtaaaaagaaCAGCTTCTTTGTAAGCTAATTGCTTAGCATTGTCTCGATCCGCCATTGATGGCATGCTTCTCTGCCGATCATCCGATATCGCCATGAAATCAAATCTGAAAATTTACATCACAAAAGTCATCAGAAATTTTACTAAATGAACTTAGCTAACTAAAGATATAAATTAGTGAAAAAACGGATGGTTACTTTTTTGGGTTGAGCTTGAAGACGATCCTGATTTGGTCCATGTCCACGTCGGGCCAATCTTCTAACCTCTCCAAGATACCGTACATATATATTCCGGAGACACCACTTCGAATGAtatatctttacaaaaaaagaaaaaaaaaatagattcgATTACTTCGGAGGTTATATACAGAAATATCTCTCTATTAATTAACGATTATCTATGTACCTTTTATCTACGTTTAGGGGAACCAAGGAGCCACGTTTGGAGATAGTCCACGTTCTTGTAAATGATATTTCAACTTGTTCTTCATTCTGAGTTATGATTTCAAATTTAGTTCCTTCTAATCTacgaaacacacacacaaaaatatgaaactacTGATTAGTCGAATTATTATGTTAACAAAACTATCATCTATTGTCTAATAATTTTACACTTAGAAATATCAGTAGAGTCTGAAAAACTCACTTGTCGATTTCCAATTTCTTTCCCGGTTCATACCAGGTAACGTCCCAATACCTATTTCCGTAACAAAATATCcaccaaaaaaatacaattggACATTatagaaatgtaaaatgcattcgtatgtaattattttttctcaatGTAACATGTTCCAAACGGATTGTGTTACAAACTCTCCTATgttaaggaataaaaaaaaaatcttacccCCGATCCTCAATCTCGTCGTCCAGCACATTATCGATACCATGGTATTTTATCCCAGTTATTAAGCCTTGTGGGCTCGAGAAAGTAACTTGAATAATACCATTATCAATTACCAccttaaaaccaacaaaaaacaaataatcttgttgtcaaaaaaaaaaaaaaaaaaaaaaaaaatctttcaNTATTATGTcgtaaaaatatgtatatatatatatatatacagataagAGGAATTGAATAAATCTTACCTTGTCATGACTAACTCTTCTTAGCTGAACTGTTAAGGCTGCAGGTATGTTTTTTCCAGGCTTTGTGATGTTAAGTTTGTTTCTGTAATGAAAAAATATGTAGCAAATACATAAATCAATGAGTCCAAATCCTAGAGAATAGATAGTAAGCATTTTTGGATTAGAAATTCAGaatattcattattttattgatCAAGATAAATTACCTTACTggatagcaaaaaaaaaaagagtttaaaacataaatgttataaatttatCGGTCCAATATAGTTCTATGGTACCTAACTAATTAGGGTAGAtgatatgaaaacaattaaatttatgGTACGAACTCCACTTGAATATGAACGGTCAAATTAGTTGAGGAGTGTTGAAGACGAAAAGAATAATTCCAATAGAGGGAACACAAATATCTATCATGGTATGAAAAGGCATAAAGAACATAAAAGTACTATAtgtattaaaaaacaataaatacttttgtattccaaaaatataataatttgtttaacAAAATACACACACCAAAAATATTGGTATTAtgtgtgagaactgagaagaagacaagtaattaaaaaaaaaaaagacatgtagGTGTTCTAAGCCGAAAGGTTAAAGCAATTAtccaatattgttttttattttctaaggttttgtaatttaaaaacaaaaaaaagagacgaaGGTTTAGGATTATTAAGACCAATTCCTTAAACAAATAGtccttgtttcttttccttgtcGTTTAACGTCAGTAACTTTTTGACACACGTCTCGTGAACATCTCGGTTTCGAGATTCTCCTTTGATTTTTCAcgttataaaaatttaaatgtgATCTTTTTATGgaagtatatgattttttttctggcagtttCTATATAATTATGTGTGTGTTGTAGATTACAAACTCAAATTAAAGAAAGTAGTCAAGGATTGTCATTCCAAAAAAACTTCAATTATATTTTGGTAAAgcatttgttatatatattttttttgtcaaatgcatttgtTATATATAGACTAATATAGTCAAGGAAACCAAAACGAAAGAAATTtagagaagaaatatatataattacctTATAAAGCTAATAtgttctttgttcaaaaaaaaaaaagctaatatgGAAATGAAATCAAGGAAAGTTTATTAAGTACTGGCCAAAATTTACGCTTAACATTTATTTCACATATTTAAGTCTTAAGGCTTCCAATTTTATAATTCATgaaccataaaaaaaagaaaaaaccaataGAAAGGTGAATGAATACAAAATAGTACACCAGATTATGATGAATAAAGTTAagaaacctctctctctctgcttgtTCCTTTCAGTAAGTTTGACATGTGAACTTGTGAATTTAAAGCTTCTGAACTCAATGTTTTgcataaaaaggtaaaaaagaaaaaacccgacccaacacaaaacagagatgGGTTAAAGAGAAAACATACCGTGAGTTCTGAGAATGAAcactttgaagaagaagaacaagaagaacaagaagaagaacttggaCAATGATCCGACCCGGCTTATTCGCCGGAGCTCCGACCTTCATCTCCGCCACACAATTCACTAAACTTCCGACATAGAAACCAACCGTTAATGCATGGATTTATACGtatataaaacacacaaatacgTGTTTGTGTACATATATAGACAAGTATTAAGAAAACCTTATTTAAGGTTTAACTATAAatgggttaaaaaaaataacaaagaacaaTGAAAAGTAATTTAAGTGTACCTTTTagattttcttgtgtgtttggGTTTCTTGGGAAGATAAAATTTTTGAGgaatgcagaagaagaaagaaaagctttTCTTTACCTATGAAGAAGgtaatgtctctctctctcttctctcttctctctaaaaAGCACttaattattcttcttcttttttcgttCTCACAATAATCATAGGATTAGAATCTTAACAAGCTTTATATATCCGTAGAAATGTACATGTGTATATGTAAATGTGTGCGCGTACGTAATTGATCTACACCATCTTAATGTTGCAGGTATGACTTTTTTGTTGCCTAaccttttcatcttttttttttgttctgaaaaaataaagattaaaaattgattatattagtattaaaaaaaaaaaaagaggaatatTATATGGAGTAGTATTGTTATTACTCCATTATGTACGCTAACTAATACATTCATCACAtaaataatactactactaataAGAATCGTGTAGATGAGAAATCGTGACAGTACAGAACTTTTGTCCATCCTAAAGAACATttaccattatttttttttctttttacatttcatATCGAAATTTGTCAAATTTAACCTTACCTCATTGTCCCCATGCGCAAAAAGTTTCTGCATAATAAGTTGTCGTTTAATGATGGTTATGAAACTTGTTGAACCTCTGCCTATAATTTGTTGTCAAGTTTCACATAAATGTTTTGGGATTTCATTTTACTTTAAcgtctattttttaaaaaaaaatggtttgtaatatggaaaactttatgaacttgaaagttgaaataaattttacccccaaaaagagaaaattattttatttacatatactACAATAAGGCTGCCAAAATATAAGCTGTTTTTATTGACATCTAATGCAACAAATATCCAAGAAATTGCTGCTAAaaactatatgttttttttttcttttttcttcaaacaatcagaaatatatgttttctttctataaGAAAATTCGTCAATCTGTCATATCAAACAAATTCGTCAATCGGTCAGAGTACGGTCAACTTTCCGTATCTTAGGCGAAATACcagattttggaaaattataaatcaaaaataataattaccgAATTAATGGGGTACATAGAATTTTTCTGACGACGACTTTTAGAGGGACTCATCAATATTACCATTGTTAAAATATTCAAGTCAGTTTAACCAAAACGATGACTTatcccattaaaaaaacaaagggtCAAAAACTCAACAAATATCCATATAATATATTGCTACTGTATAAAGAAGTAATAATCTCGAGTCGTTTATTGCCGAACCTGTCGGAAAATGGAAGGTAATatatttgttctttcttttacttctttaataatttcaattaatatttatattaacattttaaaatacatttggTATTCTACTACCCTTTAAattagatttattaaaaaaatatttacaaaattaatctttaaaaattgcacaaaaataaataagtaatataaaaccGATTTTATCTTCAACCTAACAACAAATATTctcaaaatatttcaattcattttaaatagAAATACATTAAATCGAATATCTCTTATTTGATAAGTTAATATTGcacaaaatcttaattaaaaaaactaatgaaaaaaataaaaatcacttAGGTGGGTTATTGATTCTATGATCTCAATGGATTTGAAAATTCAAgcaaaaatcatatgttatttaataactgattttaaaatatttatcaaaattatgtgttattggttctatgatttacaattacttgttaaaatcttatgttattcatttaatgatttgtttttggatttcaaaatctacattatattttaaatgaatttgaatgtgtaaaatagaaagattcaaattcaaggataaaacatgttatttcaaaatccatatgttttgatttccaTTATTTATAGTTCTATATAGATTTAGAAATTACATCTCCAATAACAACCATATTGCTTTCGAAGCTAAAAGAAGATTTCACTacaagattttaaattattctccaagctaaaaaaaaaatcactagaAAATTTTACTTGATTAACTTTAAATCGACACTTTCTCCTCATTACATAAAATCATTTAGTCGATGAATAACATCCATTTAATCATCAACAGCGACACTGATGCCGACTGATCTTTCCTCTGTTTAGTGAAACAGGTGACGAGGAGATTGAATCTTGTGTACTAAGAGGAATCATTGGTCTCATGGGTTTGGTGTCACAAGTTTTTCATGAAGCTGGAGGATATGTACTATGTAGGGTATGCTCAATTCTATGTCCTCTTCACTTTAGTTTCTTGCTCTTCACTCCTTTAGTAATTACATAGTTGTGTAATTTGCTTCCATTTCGCTTTGCTTTTATGGGTTAGGATCTTACCAAGGACTCTTATGGACAAAAAggtatttatagttttttacgTCTTAGCTTAAgtgattaaaattgtttttagaaGCGTCGTCATCTCTGAAATGTGATTTTATAACAGATTTGGAAAAACATTTggtaaagtaaatatttatgCAACTGACTGAAGTATATTATCTAAGACATAAACATTTGGCGAagtaaagtattattattatctaattGTTCGCTGTAACATTCGTTTTCTTTTTGGCATCCCAAATATAAGTCAATGTTTCTAATTTATACGTGGTTATGCAAGACACAATTTTTCTCCACCACTGTTGTTGtgattggagaaaaaaaagagcttaGCGTCTAATGGATCGCTAATCTATCacgtatttttaagtttttttttctttcttttcattattattttgagTAATATggtctttgtttttgattaatcCCAAGAGTGTGTATATAAGGTAAAGAATTATTCGCACATCCGGATCATCATTTTTACCAAAATCCCTAAGATTACTAGCTCAAGCATGGCAGACTAAATTtgcagtaaatttttttttttaaaaaaggcaCTAAAGTCGGATGGATTTACACCTTTCTCTAGGTTATGGAACCAACTGCAccacttatcatcatcatcaccctGCTATTTTTAGCTTTAGAGCGATAAGTAATTCTTATCTTAGTATTCATATGGTATATCATATGTaattaaactgttttttttagtcagaaattgtagtttttttaacaaatctaTAGATTAGTAGAAGAAGTACAAGAAGTTTATTTATAACAAGGttgacaaatatattatatattatttatataatgataATTGATTAGTTCGTACGTCATCAAGTTGGCCAAACAAaatagaagatgatgacataATACCGAAATAACGGTCTTAATTTGACCCCCCACATTAAGACTATCTCCCTTGTCCCTACCCCAAAAGTTTGtcaagaattaatatttttttctaagcaTAGAATATAAGATATATACCGAAATCGcataatatgttaagttaggaAAAATGTAATATGGTAATTAGGTGATAATGAGATGATCTAACGCTACTACTTTTGAATTACTTTTCCATAACTTTAAGTGATTAAGAGAGATTAGACGTGAGTTCAAAAGTTGaatatttcaaagttttttttattacaaataactTTTCTTACGCAAAAACTATTGTCGATTCTGTAAGATACTTCTACACACGGATCCATATATTATTACTCGAGCCATTTAGAAAAAGTACTTATATAATCGATTAAAGACATCGTCCACCATTGATGATGGCGCATCAAGCCGACCCACTATATAGACACAACTACACAAcataatcttttttaaaaaatgtgacAAATAAAGAAACATTTATACTTTATATGGCTGTAAATTAACATTCATAGAGTATTAGTATACATTACACACGatcatatatacttttaaaatgaagataaaccttataaaaaaaaggaagagatgaATACATAATGGggtattattataataatgaCGGCGAAAATGGGTTACAGGTCTCTCTGTGGTTTCGTTGGTGCaagacaaaagaaacttcaaagTAGGTTAGTTAGAATGGTGGAGAGACtatttgattttcaattttcctcttttgaaaaaagaacaaattcacatttcattttctaatTTCAAAAAGTCATCAAATATggttgagttcttcttcttcttccccgtAGGCcgtaagtttattttttcaacgcATCGTAGGGTTAAAGTGGTTGAAACGCATGTTTAGCAATGGACGTGTATTATACTATGTAGTATTTTTTCAttcaatttaattaattatattaatattaatatagagtTGGTTTGATATTGTTGAACTAAGATTTTGATATTCATGGCTCTTTGAACGATTGAATATTTTTCAGTAAAGCCTATTTAATTTGgtaattcctttttttatttgcttatcTTTCACAAATTGTAATTCAGGGAAAATTGGCTACAAAAACTgtagtatgtttttttataataaaaaaaaataaaagagatgatttcatttcttttggCTTGTTCGATTGGGAAGTTTGGTGAGATTTCAAAGAACGACTTGTTTTCTGCTATAATTTCAAGAACCACAAAATTTTGTTCTTACAAGATTCTTcctatatatagataatatatttgaaaaataccCACAGTCTGAATATAATTATG from Camelina sativa cultivar DH55 chromosome 7, Cs, whole genome shotgun sequence includes the following:
- the LOC104702799 gene encoding probable rhamnogalacturonate lyase B; the encoded protein is MKVGAPANKPGRIIVQVLLLVLLVLLLQSVHSQNSRNKLNITKPGKNIPAALTVQLRRVSHDKVVIDNGIIQVTFSSPQGLITGIKYHGIDNVLDDEIEDRGYWDVTWYEPGKKLEIDKLEGTKFEIITQNEEQVEISFTRTWTISKRGSLVPLNVDKRYIIRSGVSGIYMYGILERLEDWPDVDMDQIRIVFKLNPKKFDFMAISDDRQRSMPSMADRDNAKQLAYKEAVLFTNPRNPMFKGEVDDKYMYSMEDKDNNVHGWISSEPPVGFWMITPNDEFRLGGPMKQDLTSHAGPITLSMFTSTHYAGKEMRMDYRNGEPWKKVFGPVFAYLNSVSPKDSTLRLWRDAKRQMAAEVKSWPYDFVTSVDYPLRHQRGTIEGQFLIKDSYVSRLRIYGRYSFVGLAPIGEAGSWQTESKGYQFWTKADRKGRFIIENVRAGNYSLYAWGFGFIGDYKFEQNITITPGSVMNVGPIVYEPPRNGPTLWEIGVPDRTAREFYIPDPYPTLMNKLYVNPLQDRFRQYGLWDRYADLYPQNDLVYTVGVSDYRRDWFFAHVTRNVGNNTYNPTTWQIIFNLRNVNRVGLYTLRIALASAANSELQIRINDPKSDHIFTTGYIGKDNAIARHGIHGLYRLYSIDVAGSLLNVGDNTIYLTQSRSLGLFDGIMYDYIRLESPFRT